CCAGCGCCCGACTAAACCTGCCATGGCTGAAACGAGACGCAAGTTCCTGAACGCCCTCATCGGCACCGGCCTCGTCGGATGGCTCGCGTCCGTCCTGTACCCGGTTTTCTCTTTTCTCAAGCCACCCGAGCTTCCCGAAGCCACAGTCAGTTCGATAAAGTGGGGTGTAGCCACGGATTTCCCGGCCGGCACGAGCGAGATTGTCAAATTCGGTCGGACGCCGGTCCTGCTCATCCGGCTCGACAGCGGCGAATTCAAGGCGTTCGAAGCGACGTGCACCCACCTGGATTGTACCGTCCAGTTCAGGTCCGATAAGAAAGACATCTGGTGTGCCTGTCACAACGGTATTTACGATCTGCGCGGACTGAACGTGTCAGGCCCTCCGCCACGGCCGCTGAGCCAGTACGCCGTGA
This sequence is a window from Rhodothermales bacterium. Protein-coding genes within it:
- a CDS encoding Rieske (2Fe-2S) protein is translated as MAETRRKFLNALIGTGLVGWLASVLYPVFSFLKPPELPEATVSSIKWGVATDFPAGTSEIVKFGRTPVLLIRLDSGEFKAFEATCTHLDCTVQFRSDKKDIWCACHNGIYDLRGLNVSGPPPRPLSQYAVNVVDGELFVAKAEA